From one Lineus longissimus chromosome 3, tnLinLong1.2, whole genome shotgun sequence genomic stretch:
- the LOC135484508 gene encoding uncharacterized protein LOC135484508 isoform X2 — translation MYSSLESIEARFRELEKNLCDPGTFICPPRPPVPTWLFEIKSDDIKYEIAAGCSSVAGISTSSIIGGLTTGNATIVASLVIAAVVVIFLVVLVVVGCLRYHKKKKITPMSNGEPGNYLYNNQVKKRRWVGSGNPQILAKLSMNGLTLVHDSPVHSERGEDVENGEETVPSERQQNQMNQSQTFNGIVMPNTDNVTMETEDALLQVKHKKRKKKKKKKRSAITTDSVGDNQNAESVPPQQLPPISTTSKPV, via the exons ATGTACAGTAGCTTAGAGAGTATAGAGGCACGGTTTCGTGAACTTGAAAAGAACCTTTGTGATCCAGGAACGTTTATATGTCCACCGAGACCTCCTGTTCCAACGTGGCTTTTCGAAATTAAATCTGATGACATTAAGTATGAAATTGCTGCAGGATGTTCTTCAG TTGCAGGGATATCTACATCATCAATCATAG GCGGTCTGACGACGGGGAATGCAACCATTGTTGCAAGTTTGGTGATAGCGGCTGTCGTGGTGATCTTCCTCGTTGTTCTGGTGGTCGTGGGATGCCTTAGGTATCACAAAAA GAAGAAGATCACCCCAATGAGCAATGGCGAACCTGGGAACTATCTGTATAACAATCAAGTCAAGAAACGGCGATGGGTTGGTTCCGGGAATCCACAAATCTTGGCCAAACTTAGCATGAACGGGTTGACCTTGGTGCATGACAGTCCTGTTCATAGCGAGAGAGGTGAGGATGTGGAAAATGGGGAGGAAACAGTGCCATCCGAGAGACAACAAAATCAAATGAACCAATCACAGACATTCAATGGAATAGTCATGCCAAATACGGACAATGTTACCATGGAGACAGAGGATGCCCTGCTCCAAGTGAAACATAAAAAGcgtaagaaaaagaagaagaagaaacgatCGGCAATAACGACCGATTCTGTTGGAGATAATCAAAATGCAGAGTCTGTACCGCCGCAACAACTTCCACCGATATCTACTACATCTAAACCAGTATGA
- the LOC135484508 gene encoding uncharacterized protein LOC135484508 isoform X1, with translation MYSSLESIEARFRELEKNLCDPGTFICPPRPPVPTWLFEIKSDDIKYEIAAGCSSVAGISTSSIIESSTTSSSNSTVPVNDTSTVTSSISPVNSTVTSSISPGNSTVTSSISPGNSTVTSSISPGNSTALLTTLSSLVTTVVINPSKTDLSGNVTGSPDGGLTTGNATIVASLVIAAVVVIFLVVLVVVGCLRYHKKKKITPMSNGEPGNYLYNNQVKKRRWVGSGNPQILAKLSMNGLTLVHDSPVHSERGEDVENGEETVPSERQQNQMNQSQTFNGIVMPNTDNVTMETEDALLQVKHKKRKKKKKKKRSAITTDSVGDNQNAESVPPQQLPPISTTSKPV, from the exons ATGTACAGTAGCTTAGAGAGTATAGAGGCACGGTTTCGTGAACTTGAAAAGAACCTTTGTGATCCAGGAACGTTTATATGTCCACCGAGACCTCCTGTTCCAACGTGGCTTTTCGAAATTAAATCTGATGACATTAAGTATGAAATTGCTGCAGGATGTTCTTCAG TTGCAGGGATATCTACATCATCAATCATAG aatccAGCACCACCAGCTCTAGCAACAGTACTGTTCCTGTCAATGACACGAGTACAGTCACATCCAGTATAAGCCCTGTGAATAGCACAGTCACATCCAGTATAAGCCCTGGGAATAGCACAGTCACATCCAGTATAAGCCCTGGGAATAGCACAGTCACATCCAGTATAAGCCCTGGAAATAGCACAGCATTATTGACCACACTCTCTTCACTTGTAACTACAGTTGTCATCAATCCATCAAAAACTGATCTGTCAGGAAATGTAACAGGGTCTCCTGATG GCGGTCTGACGACGGGGAATGCAACCATTGTTGCAAGTTTGGTGATAGCGGCTGTCGTGGTGATCTTCCTCGTTGTTCTGGTGGTCGTGGGATGCCTTAGGTATCACAAAAA GAAGAAGATCACCCCAATGAGCAATGGCGAACCTGGGAACTATCTGTATAACAATCAAGTCAAGAAACGGCGATGGGTTGGTTCCGGGAATCCACAAATCTTGGCCAAACTTAGCATGAACGGGTTGACCTTGGTGCATGACAGTCCTGTTCATAGCGAGAGAGGTGAGGATGTGGAAAATGGGGAGGAAACAGTGCCATCCGAGAGACAACAAAATCAAATGAACCAATCACAGACATTCAATGGAATAGTCATGCCAAATACGGACAATGTTACCATGGAGACAGAGGATGCCCTGCTCCAAGTGAAACATAAAAAGcgtaagaaaaagaagaagaagaaacgatCGGCAATAACGACCGATTCTGTTGGAGATAATCAAAATGCAGAGTCTGTACCGCCGCAACAACTTCCACCGATATCTACTACATCTAAACCAGTATGA